A genomic window from Silurus meridionalis isolate SWU-2019-XX chromosome 21, ASM1480568v1, whole genome shotgun sequence includes:
- the washc5 gene encoding WASH complex subunit 5, with protein MDFLAENNLCGQAILRIVSRGNAIIAELLRLSDFIPAVFRLRDKSDQQKYGDIICDFSYFKGPEYYESKLEAKPELQDLDEEFRENNIEILSRFYLAFESVHKYVVDLIRYLDDLNEGVYIQQTLESVLLNEDGKQLLCEALYLYGVMLLVIDQKIEGEVRERMLVSYYRYSAARSSVDSNLDDICKLLRSTGYSSNPGAKRPNNYPESYFQRVPISSTFISMVIGRLRSDDIYNQVSAYPLPEHRSTALATQAAMLYVCLYFCPSILHTQQAKMRETVDKYFPDNWVISIYMGISVNLVEAWEPYKAAKTALNYTLDTANIKEQASRYASSVESLRQQVQQLLKEGFLREEIVLDNIPKLLNCLRDCNVTIRWLMLHTAESAYDSNNKRLRQIKDQVINDSKYNPKILFQLLLDTAQFEFRLKEMFRQMLAEKQLKWESYKKEGSERMIELAEVFSGVKPLTRVEKNENLQAWFREISKQVESLNYEDSTAAGRKTVQLIQALVEVQEFHQLESNLQVCQFLADTRKFLHQMIRTINIKEEVLITMQIVGDLSYAWQLIDSFTSIMQESIRANPSMVTKLRATFLKLASALDLPLMRINQANTSDLLSVSQFYSGELVAYVRKVLQIIPESMFTSLAKIIKLQIHDIMEVPTRLDKDKLKDYAQLGARYEVAKLTHAISIFTEGILMMKTTLVGIIKVDPKQLLEDGIRKELVKRVAYSLHKGLIFNPKAKPSELMPKLKEMAATMDGFYRSFEYIQDYVSIYGLKIWQEEVSRIINYNVEQECNSFLRTKIQDWQSIYQSAHIPIPKYPPVDESATFIGRLCREILRITDPKATCYIDQMNTWYDMKTHQEVTSNRLFSEIQDTLGTFGLNGLDRLLCFMIVKELQMFLTVLQRIILKDKAVVDIFKGLLNVVNPVKGIVATASKVYANAVAKTQKIWPGYLESIMKVGQMQILRLQIANELNYSCKFDSKHLGAALENLNNSLLADIEAHYQDPSLPYPKEDNTLLYEFTAYLEAAGIHNPLNKIYITTKRLPYFPTVNFLFLIAQLPKLQYTKNQGMTCRRAADPVDWVPLVLGLLTLLKQFHSRYTEQFLALIGQFIRSIMEQCTSQKIPDMPADVVGALMFLEDYVRYTKLSRKVVEAHIPSFIFDEFRTVLQ; from the exons ATGGACTTCCTTGCGGAGAATAACCTGTGTGGCCAGGCCATCCTGAGGATCGTGTCCCGTGGAAACGCCATCATCGCCGAGCTGCTTCGTCTCTCCGACTTCATCCCCGCTGTGTTCAGGCTCAGAGACAAGAGCGACCAGCAGAAATATGGTGACATCATCTGCGACTTCAGCTATTTTAAG GGTCCAGAGTACTACGAGAGCAAGCTGGAGGCCAAGCCAGAACTTCAGGACTTGGACGAGGAGTTCCGGGAAAACAACATTGAAATATTGTCTCGCTTTTATCTGGCCTTTGAAAGTGTCCATAAATACGTTGTGGACTTAATAAG GTACCTGGATGACCTTAATGAAGGTGTCTACATTCAGCAGACTCTGGAATCAGTCCTTCTTAATGAAGATGGAAAACAGCTATTG TGTGAAGCTTTGTATCTGTACGGCGTCATGCTGTTGGTTATCGATCAGAAAATCGAAGGAGAAGTCAGAGAGAGGATGCTGGTGTCCTATTATAGATACAG tGCTGCTCGATCCTCAGTAGACTCAAACCTAGATGATATCTGTAAACTGTTAAGAAGCACCGGTTACTCCAGTAACCCCGGGGCTAAACGGCCAAACAACTACCCCGAAAGCTACTTCCAAAGAGTTCCCATCAGCTCGACATTCATCAGTATGGTCATAGGTCGCCTGCGGTCCGACGACATCTACAACCAG GTTTCTGCTTATCCGCTGCCAGAACACCGGAGCACTGCACTGGCAACCCAAGCGGCCATGCTGTACGTCTGCCTGTACTTCTGTCCctccatcttacacacacagcaGGCCAAGATGAGGGAGACTGTGGACAAATACTTTCCTGACAACTGG GTGATCAGTATATACATGGGCATCTCTGTGAACTTAGTGGAAGCGTGGGAGCCATATAAAGCAGCCAAGACTGCACTGAACTACACCCTGGACACAGCAAATATCAAAGagcag GCTTCTCGCTATGCCTCCAGTGTGGagagcctccggcagcaggtgcAGCAGTTGCTGAAGGAGGGCTTCCTGAGAGAGGAGATCGTCCTGGACAACATCCCGAAACTACTGAACTGCCTGCGGGACTGCAACGTAACCATCCGCTGGCTGATGCTGCACACTGCAGAGTCAG CATATGATTCGAACAACAAGCGTCTACGCCAAATCAAGGATCAAGTGATCAACGATTCCAAATACAACCCTAAGATTCTGTTTCAGCTGCTTCTCGACACGGCTCAGTTCGAGTTTAGACTCAAAGAA ATGTTCAGGCAGATGTTGGCTGAAAAGCAGCTGAAATGGGAAAGCTATAAGAAAGAGGGATCGGAGAGGATGATCGAACTGGCCGAGGTGTTTTCTGGAGTCAAGCCTCTCACCAGGGTGGAGAAAAACG AAAACCTGCAGGCGTGGTTCAGAGAGATCTCCAAACAGGTCGAGTCTCTGAACTATGAAGACTCCACCGCAGCTGGGAGGAAGACGGTGCAGCTAATTCAGGCTTTAGTAGAA GTCCAAGAGTTCCACCAGCTGGAGTCTAACCTGCAGGTGTGCCAGTTTCTGGCGGACACGCGCAAATTCCTGCACCAGATGATCCGTACGATCAACATTAAAGAAGAGGTGCTGATCACTATGCAGATCGTAGGGGATTTGTCCTATGCCTGGCAACTTATAGACAG tttcaCCTCTATCATGCAGGAGAGTATCCGAGCCAATCCGTCCATGGTCACCAAACTCCGAGCAACGTTCCTGAAG TTGGCCTCGGCGCTGGATCTTCCCTTGATGCGCATTAATCAGGCCAACACTTCTGATCTGCTCAGCGTGTCGCAGTTCTACTCCGGAGAGCTGGTGGCCTACGTCAGAAAG GTTTTGCAGATCATTCCAGAAAGCATGTTCACCTCACTGGCCAAAATCATCAAGCTGCAAATTCATGACATCATGGAGGTTCCTACAAGGCTGGACAAAGACAAGCTGAAGGACTACGCCCAGCTCGGGGCCCGCTACGAG GTTGCCAAACTCACTCATGCCATTTCCATCTTCACTGAAGGCATTCTGATGATGAAAACGACACTTGTTGGAATCATTAAG GTGGATCCCAAGCAGCTTCTAGAGGATGGAATAAGGAAGGAGCTTGTAAAACGAGTTGCTTATTCACTACACAAAGGCCTTATATTTAACCCTAAAGCTAAA CCTAGTGAGCTAATGCCCAAGCTGAAGGAAATGGCTGCCACAATGGATGGCTTTTATCGCTCCTTCGAGTACATTCAGGACTACGTAAGCATCTATGGCCTAAAGATCTGGCAGGAAGAGGTTTCCCGAATCATCAACTACAACGTGGAGCAGGAGTGCAACAGTTTCCTCAGGACCAAG ATCCAAGATTGGCAGAGCATCTACCAATCGGCACACATTCCCATTCCCAAATACCCTCCAGTGGACGAGTCGGCCACGTTCATCGGCCGTCTCTGCAGGGAGATCTTAAGGATCACTGATCCGAA agcaacTTGCTATATAGATCAGATGAACACCTGGTATGACATGAAGACACACCAGGAAGTGACCAGCAACAGGCTGTTCTCAGAGATCCAGGACACTCTGGGCACTTTCGGCCTGAACGGACTCGACCGTCTCCTGTGCTTTATGATAGTTAAGGAGCTACAG atGTTCCTGACCGTGCTTCAGAGGATCATCCTCAAGGACAAAGCTGTGGTTGATATCTTTAAAGGGCTGCTGAATGTCGTGAACCCGGTGAAAGGCATTGTGG CCACAGCAAGTAAAGTGTATGCCAACGCTGTAGCCAAAACACAAAAGATCTGGCCTGGATATCTGGAGTCCAttatgaag GTGGGTCAGATGCAGATCCTGAGGCTACAGATAGCGAATGAATTAAACTATTCCTGCAAGTTTGATTCCAAACATCTGGGAGCAGCTCTGGAGAATCTAAACAA CTCTCTGCTCGCCGATATTGAAGCTCATTACCAGGACCCGAGTCTGCCGTACCCTAAAGAGGACAACACCCTGCTGTATGAGTTCACTGCCTATCTGGAAGCAGCTGGAATACACAACCCACTGAACAAA atctACATCACCACCAAGCGCCTTCCGTACTTCCCCACTGTCaacttcctcttcctcatcgCCCAACTGCCCAAACTCCAGTACACCAAAAACCAAG GAATGACCTGCCGGAGAGCAGCTGATCCTGTGGACTGGGTTCCTCTCGTCCTGGGTTTACTGACACTGCTCAAACAGTTTCACTCCAGATACACAGAGCAGTTCCTGGCTCTCATTGGGCAGTTCATCCGCTCCATCATGGAGCAGTGCACCAG TCAAAAGATCCCCGACATGCCTGCGGATGTGGTCGGAGCGCTGATGTTTTTGGAAGACTATGTGCGTTATACAAAGCTATCCAGAAAG GTGGTGGAAGCTCACATCCCAAGTTTCATTTTTGATGAATTTAGAACCGTATTGCAGTGA